One segment of Pyrococcus sp. ST04 DNA contains the following:
- a CDS encoding DUF211 domain-containing protein has protein sequence MAKGIRLLVLDVLKPHQPLVTELALGLSELEGVEGVNITLVEIDKETENVKITIVGDNLDYEEIVRTIEEFGGVVHSIDMVAAGKKIVEEGETPQDKLEEY, from the coding sequence ATGGCCAAGGGGATAAGGCTCCTTGTTTTAGATGTTCTGAAGCCCCATCAACCCTTAGTTACAGAGCTTGCCCTAGGACTGAGCGAACTTGAGGGAGTGGAAGGAGTGAATATTACGCTAGTCGAGATCGATAAAGAAACTGAAAACGTAAAGATAACGATTGTGGGTGATAATCTGGACTATGAGGAAATAGTTAGGACAATCGAGGAGTTTGGAGGCGTTGTTCACAGTATTGACATGGTTGCCGCGGGTAAGAAAATAGTCGAAGAGGGAGAAACCCCCCAGGATAAGCTGGAGGAATATTAG
- a CDS encoding helix-turn-helix domain-containing protein: protein MCRKDVMIISDPKQLKVLSDPTRISILGLLRYHPMTVSEIAQALGKDRSTIYRHIKALEDAGLVEEVEKVGNETVYGRVALLFLVRVGPDKDTEEFRRTYLMREMAKLIEILGKAGIRIKDKERFSKLLEEVFHGIESDSQPLIERISSIDLDEITLIHFLNFLTLIYSPKYTNKVKELKELLDI, encoded by the coding sequence ATGTGTAGGAAAGATGTTATGATAATCTCAGATCCAAAGCAGTTGAAAGTGTTGTCAGATCCAACCCGTATAAGCATATTAGGCCTTCTTAGGTATCACCCAATGACAGTTTCAGAAATAGCACAGGCCCTGGGAAAGGACAGATCTACAATATATAGGCATATAAAAGCTTTGGAAGATGCTGGACTGGTAGAGGAGGTTGAGAAGGTTGGAAATGAAACCGTTTATGGAAGAGTAGCTTTGCTGTTTTTAGTCAGAGTTGGGCCTGATAAGGATACCGAGGAATTCAGAAGAACCTATCTCATGAGAGAAATGGCGAAGTTAATAGAGATTCTTGGAAAGGCTGGAATAAGAATAAAAGACAAGGAAAGATTTTCTAAACTCCTTGAAGAGGTTTTTCATGGCATAGAGTCGGACTCTCAACCACTTATAGAAAGGATATCCTCCATAGACCTTGATGAAATAACGCTAATCCACTTTTTAAACTTCTTGACCCTAATCTACTCTCCAAAGTATACTAACAAGGTCAAGGAGTTAAAGGAATTATTGGACATTTAA
- a CDS encoding acetate--CoA ligase family protein, producing MAGELDFLFYPKSVAVIGASHVPGKIGNAIMRSITANFKGKVYAVNIKGGEIEVNGKKFKVYKSIKDIPDEVDVAVIAVPAKFVPDVVEECGEKGVKGVVVISAGFKEAGRADLEEELVRRAKKWGIRVVGPNCLGVTNLENGFDCNFNPPERQARPKFGPIAFMSQSGAFGAAILDWAARHEVGMSKFISLGNMADLDESDFMLYLKDDPKTKVITAYIEGVKDGRKFFNAAKETTKVKPVIVLKAGRTEAGAKAAASHTGSLAGSYKIYEAAFEQTGVLSAKSMRQLFNYAKALAMQKPASGDRVAIVTNGGGAGVMMSDGLLEVGLKLAELSEETNEKFRKAIEEGKLPEHMSYRNPIDVIGDAPSSRYELAIRYALEDPNVDIVAVIALFQSPALDEGIVDVMERVQEYGKPIVFVAPGGEFPEKMARRIEEKGVPVFETVEDGVDAVYALVKYGLYLKELSD from the coding sequence GTGGCTGGAGAGCTGGATTTTCTATTTTACCCTAAGAGCGTTGCAGTAATTGGGGCCTCTCACGTCCCTGGGAAAATAGGAAATGCAATAATGCGTTCAATCACGGCGAACTTCAAGGGCAAGGTTTATGCTGTGAACATAAAGGGTGGTGAGATTGAGGTCAACGGAAAGAAATTCAAAGTTTACAAGAGCATCAAGGATATTCCAGATGAAGTCGATGTTGCAGTAATTGCAGTACCTGCAAAATTTGTTCCAGATGTTGTTGAGGAGTGCGGGGAGAAAGGGGTAAAGGGAGTTGTTGTAATATCTGCTGGCTTCAAGGAGGCTGGAAGGGCTGATTTAGAGGAGGAGCTCGTTAGAAGGGCCAAGAAGTGGGGAATAAGGGTAGTTGGTCCTAACTGTCTTGGAGTCACAAACCTTGAGAACGGCTTTGACTGTAACTTTAACCCGCCCGAGAGGCAGGCAAGACCAAAATTTGGGCCAATAGCCTTTATGAGTCAGAGTGGAGCATTCGGTGCAGCAATTCTTGATTGGGCAGCGAGGCACGAAGTTGGTATGAGCAAGTTCATAAGTCTTGGAAACATGGCCGACCTCGATGAGAGTGACTTCATGCTCTACTTGAAGGATGATCCAAAAACAAAGGTCATAACTGCTTATATTGAGGGAGTAAAGGACGGAAGGAAGTTCTTCAATGCGGCTAAAGAAACTACGAAGGTTAAACCCGTTATAGTTCTCAAGGCTGGAAGGACTGAGGCTGGAGCAAAAGCTGCCGCTTCCCACACTGGTTCGTTAGCGGGAAGTTATAAGATCTATGAAGCAGCATTCGAGCAGACTGGTGTTCTTTCGGCCAAGAGCATGAGGCAACTTTTCAATTATGCAAAGGCATTGGCCATGCAGAAGCCCGCTAGCGGGGATAGGGTTGCGATAGTTACCAATGGTGGCGGGGCTGGAGTGATGATGAGTGATGGCCTCCTTGAGGTGGGCCTCAAGCTTGCGGAGCTAAGTGAAGAAACTAATGAAAAGTTTAGAAAGGCTATAGAGGAAGGTAAGCTCCCAGAACACATGAGCTACAGGAACCCAATTGATGTCATTGGCGATGCTCCTTCAAGCAGGTATGAGCTTGCAATTAGATACGCCCTTGAGGATCCAAACGTTGATATAGTGGCAGTTATAGCCCTCTTCCAAAGCCCGGCGTTGGATGAGGGAATAGTTGATGTGATGGAGAGGGTTCAGGAGTACGGAAAGCCTATAGTATTCGTCGCTCCGGGTGGAGAGTTCCCTGAGAAAATGGCAAGGAGAATTGAAGAGAAAGGAGTTCCAGTATTCGAAACTGTTGAGGATGGAGTTGACGCCGTGTACGCCTTAGTCAAGTATGGGTTATATCTTAAGGAGCTTTCTGATTAG
- a CDS encoding DUF835 domain-containing protein, with protein MSSIIPLLNLLSRGILFGVATYKAIKTKEKGWTILSVAFFIAMLDIENYILKPLGITIDPHIYPIVSKIPSFYIGILLLGAAFMLKYDTIRPRHITIIGIVLVASYAWIFAMAVGMFRGNFMLSSLCPSLILGGALVYLAFILWEHVVEKRSLQALFPLGIAGVGVLNLTYPFTRHVDWFYPLAFLGAAIFRLIAAIGALKMVIFVPKTPQKTPHLVIKPGAYWTTDEGKALDIASKMNTVMITRKHPTNEINSSTLVYWVTKVREGEIRENVYAISPTKIDILTDLIAKAFKVGYNLLYIDCLEFLILENGFNPAMKFLYTVKDIAIENNGSILLVINPRVLDEHQMKIIEKEFQKL; from the coding sequence ATGAGCTCTATAATCCCCCTCCTTAATTTATTGTCGAGGGGGATACTGTTTGGTGTTGCAACGTATAAAGCTATAAAAACCAAGGAAAAAGGCTGGACAATACTTTCCGTTGCATTTTTCATAGCAATGCTTGATATTGAAAACTACATATTGAAGCCATTAGGCATAACGATAGACCCTCACATATACCCCATTGTCAGCAAAATACCAAGTTTCTACATAGGAATACTTCTCTTAGGAGCCGCGTTTATGTTAAAGTATGACACAATAAGACCGAGACACATCACAATAATTGGGATAGTTCTAGTGGCATCATATGCATGGATATTTGCAATGGCAGTTGGCATGTTTAGAGGAAACTTTATGCTATCCTCCTTGTGTCCATCCTTAATCCTTGGAGGTGCTTTGGTTTACCTGGCATTCATCTTATGGGAACATGTTGTGGAGAAGAGAAGTCTTCAAGCTTTATTTCCACTTGGAATTGCCGGGGTAGGAGTATTAAACCTGACTTACCCATTTACAAGGCATGTAGACTGGTTCTATCCACTAGCATTCCTCGGAGCAGCAATCTTCAGACTAATTGCGGCTATAGGAGCCTTAAAGATGGTAATATTCGTCCCTAAAACCCCACAGAAAACCCCACATTTAGTTATAAAGCCAGGAGCCTATTGGACTACCGATGAAGGGAAAGCACTGGACATAGCCTCAAAGATGAACACAGTAATGATAACTAGGAAGCACCCAACAAATGAAATAAACAGTTCAACGTTAGTGTATTGGGTAACAAAGGTTAGGGAAGGAGAAATAAGAGAGAACGTTTATGCTATATCACCAACAAAGATTGACATTCTAACGGATCTTATTGCAAAGGCATTCAAGGTTGGGTATAACTTACTGTATATAGATTGCCTCGAATTTTTGATTCTCGAAAATGGATTTAATCCAGCAATGAAATTCTTATACACTGTCAAAGATATTGCAATAGAGAACAACGGGAGCATTTTACTTGTCATAAACCCCAGAGTCCTTGATGAGCATCAAATGAAAATAATTGAGAAAGAATTCCAAAAACTCTAA
- the glmU gene encoding bifunctional sugar-1-phosphate nucleotidylyltransferase/acetyltransferase, which yields MKAVILAAGKGERLRPLTDDRPKVVLKVANKPIIEYVIENLDPFVDEFIIVVRYMKEKLIDLLGDEFHGKPITYVDQVEGEGTAKAIYSAKEFIEKGEAFFAVNGDIYFEQDAIRGLLHTFRKNNGDAALVVKEFEDLSQFGKVEVEGKYVKKILEKPGNVKGFANLGIYIFKDDVFEFIERTEESERGEYEITDTINLMIEAGKNVVFYKYEGYWNDIGRPWNLLEVNEYILKTKLKHEIKGIVEEGATIIPPVEIGEGTVVRAGSYIIGPVKIGKNSRIGPNCFIRPYTSIGDNCHIGNAVEIKNSIIMDNSNAPHLNYVGDSIIGENTNLGAGTITANLRHDKGTVKVEVKGKLEDSGRRKLGAIIGHNVKVGINVSIYPGRKIGSNAFVGPGVIVDKNIPPGVLVVVKQEKTVIEK from the coding sequence ATGAAGGCCGTGATTTTAGCAGCCGGAAAGGGAGAAAGATTAAGGCCACTAACAGATGATAGACCAAAGGTAGTGCTTAAGGTCGCGAACAAGCCGATAATAGAGTATGTAATCGAAAACCTTGATCCCTTCGTCGACGAGTTCATTATAGTAGTTAGATATATGAAAGAAAAACTAATCGATTTATTAGGAGATGAATTCCACGGAAAACCAATAACCTACGTAGATCAAGTCGAAGGAGAAGGAACGGCAAAGGCGATATATTCTGCAAAAGAATTTATAGAAAAGGGAGAGGCGTTCTTCGCAGTCAATGGGGATATATATTTTGAGCAAGATGCCATCAGAGGACTCTTACATACCTTTAGAAAGAACAATGGAGACGCAGCTCTAGTAGTTAAAGAATTTGAAGACCTCAGCCAATTTGGAAAGGTAGAAGTAGAGGGAAAATACGTAAAGAAAATACTTGAGAAGCCAGGAAATGTCAAGGGCTTTGCAAATCTCGGAATTTATATCTTCAAAGATGATGTTTTTGAATTCATAGAGAGAACCGAGGAAAGCGAGAGGGGCGAGTACGAGATAACGGACACAATAAATCTCATGATTGAAGCGGGAAAGAACGTCGTTTTCTACAAATACGAAGGTTATTGGAACGATATCGGGAGACCATGGAATCTCCTAGAGGTTAACGAGTACATCCTAAAAACCAAGCTAAAACACGAGATCAAAGGCATCGTTGAGGAGGGAGCAACTATAATTCCTCCAGTAGAAATTGGGGAGGGAACAGTCGTTAGGGCGGGAAGCTACATAATAGGGCCGGTGAAGATTGGAAAGAATTCTAGGATAGGGCCAAACTGCTTCATAAGGCCCTATACAAGTATAGGGGACAACTGCCACATAGGAAATGCAGTCGAGATAAAGAACTCAATAATAATGGACAATAGCAACGCCCCACACTTGAACTATGTTGGAGACTCAATAATAGGAGAGAATACAAATTTAGGAGCAGGAACGATAACGGCAAATCTCAGACACGACAAAGGAACGGTAAAAGTTGAAGTAAAAGGAAAATTAGAGGACTCAGGGAGAAGAAAGCTCGGGGCGATAATAGGCCATAATGTGAAGGTCGGAATAAACGTAAGTATATATCCGGGAAGAAAGATAGGGAGTAACGCCTTTGTAGGTCCCGGAGTCATAGTCGACAAGAACATTCCACCAGGTGTTCTTGTTGTTGTCAAGCAAGAGAAAACGGTGATAGAAAAATGA
- a CDS encoding ribose-phosphate diphosphokinase, which produces MFVIGSGAQHLKKEIEGSAKIINVEIKKFPDGEKYVRILEEGEEATVIQSMYRPQDEHIIEAILIGDALRERGYKRVRIVVPYLAYSRQDRVTKEGEPISVRAIMRMLGLYYDELYVFDIHNPKTLEFFPGKAENVSPAKVIAEYFREKLGDGVVMAPDKGALERAKSVAEILDLEYSHFEKKRISPTEVQMTPVDVDVKGRNVLIVDDIISTGGTMIKAANLLRELGAKRIFVAATHGVFAEGAIERVSNAVDELAVTNTIPTPVSKISIVPEILRL; this is translated from the coding sequence GTGTTTGTTATTGGTAGTGGCGCCCAACACTTAAAAAAGGAAATTGAGGGGAGTGCAAAAATAATTAACGTCGAGATAAAGAAATTTCCAGATGGAGAAAAGTACGTAAGAATACTCGAAGAGGGAGAAGAAGCAACCGTAATCCAGTCAATGTACAGACCCCAGGATGAACACATAATAGAGGCAATCCTCATAGGAGATGCCCTCCGGGAAAGGGGATATAAAAGGGTAAGGATAGTTGTCCCATATCTCGCCTACTCCAGACAGGACAGGGTGACCAAAGAGGGAGAACCAATAAGCGTGAGAGCCATAATGAGGATGCTCGGCTTATATTATGATGAACTCTACGTGTTCGACATTCACAATCCAAAAACATTGGAATTCTTCCCAGGGAAAGCAGAAAATGTCTCCCCTGCCAAAGTCATAGCGGAATACTTCAGGGAAAAGTTAGGAGATGGAGTAGTAATGGCACCCGACAAGGGAGCGCTCGAGAGAGCAAAGAGCGTTGCTGAAATATTAGACCTCGAATACAGCCACTTTGAGAAGAAAAGAATATCACCCACAGAGGTTCAGATGACTCCAGTAGATGTTGATGTAAAGGGGAGGAACGTCCTAATTGTTGATGACATAATAAGCACGGGCGGAACAATGATTAAAGCTGCAAATCTTCTCAGGGAACTAGGGGCTAAGAGGATATTCGTCGCTGCAACACACGGAGTTTTTGCAGAAGGAGCCATTGAAAGGGTAAGCAATGCCGTTGATGAATTAGCAGTAACAAATACAATCCCCACACCCGTTTCAAAGATAAGCATAGTTCCTGAAATACTTAGGCTTTAA
- a CDS encoding ASCH domain-containing protein: MKGLIVRQPYAKWIVEGKKTWEIRKTPTKIRGKIVIISEKKALGVVELVDVLGPFTPEELANHENKHLASYDFLKKYSNGKKLYAWVLANPIKFDPPIEVDIPNGAQIWVNLKNWRW; encoded by the coding sequence ATGAAAGGGCTAATAGTAAGGCAGCCCTACGCAAAATGGATAGTAGAAGGGAAAAAGACTTGGGAAATAAGGAAAACTCCAACTAAAATAAGAGGGAAAATAGTGATAATTTCTGAGAAAAAAGCTCTCGGAGTTGTTGAGCTCGTTGATGTTCTTGGACCATTTACTCCAGAGGAGCTAGCAAATCATGAGAACAAACATCTTGCCAGCTATGACTTTCTTAAAAAATACTCCAATGGAAAAAAGCTTTACGCGTGGGTTCTCGCAAATCCAATAAAGTTTGATCCGCCTATAGAGGTTGATATCCCAAACGGGGCTCAAATCTGGGTAAATTTAAAGAATTGGAGGTGGTAA
- a CDS encoding UPF0147 family protein, whose protein sequence is MTDVEERINQIIQVLREQVVQDTVVPRNIRRAAEQAIEALMNKEKEPAVRAADAIAILEEISEDPNMPLHTRTIIWEVLGALEQIK, encoded by the coding sequence ATGACAGATGTTGAGGAGAGGATCAACCAAATCATCCAAGTACTTAGGGAACAGGTTGTCCAAGATACAGTTGTTCCAAGAAATATTAGGAGGGCCGCCGAGCAAGCTATTGAGGCCCTTATGAACAAGGAAAAAGAACCTGCCGTAAGGGCTGCTGATGCAATTGCAATACTTGAAGAAATTAGTGAGGATCCAAACATGCCCCTTCATACGAGAACAATAATTTGGGAAGTTCTTGGAGCCCTGGAGCAGATAAAGTGA
- a CDS encoding tryptophan--tRNA ligase, with the protein MADEFKVTPWDVEGIVDYDKLIEQFGTSPLTDDLLERTAKLTRSELPIYFRRRFFFSHRDYDKVLDDYESGRGFFLYTGRGPSGPMHIGHIIPFFATKWLQEKFDVNLYIQITDDEKFLFKEKLSFEDTKYWAYQNILDIIAVGFDPDKTFIFQNSEFTKIYEMAIPIAKKINFSMARAVFGFTEQSKIGMIFFPAIQAAPTFFEKKRCLIPAAIDQDPYWRLQRDFAESLGYYKTAALHSKFVPPLTGLEGKMSASKPETAIYLTDDPEEAGKKIWKFALTGGQPTLKEQREKGGNPEKCVVFKWLEIFFEPDDKKLMERYYACKNGELTCGECKRYLIQKVQEFLKEHQKKRKKAEKLVEKFKYTGKLAQEQWNKAIPEPLKK; encoded by the coding sequence ATGGCAGATGAGTTCAAAGTTACACCCTGGGACGTAGAGGGTATTGTAGATTATGACAAACTGATAGAGCAGTTCGGAACGAGCCCCTTAACTGATGACTTGCTTGAAAGAACAGCAAAGCTGACAAGGAGTGAATTGCCAATCTACTTCAGAAGAAGGTTCTTCTTCTCCCACAGAGACTACGACAAAGTCTTGGATGACTATGAAAGTGGAAGAGGCTTTTTCTTATATACGGGTAGAGGGCCAAGCGGACCAATGCACATAGGACATATAATCCCATTTTTCGCAACCAAGTGGCTACAAGAGAAATTTGATGTAAACCTGTATATTCAAATAACAGATGATGAAAAATTCTTGTTTAAAGAGAAGCTCAGCTTCGAGGATACGAAGTACTGGGCATATCAGAACATACTTGATATAATTGCGGTTGGCTTTGATCCAGACAAAACGTTCATCTTCCAGAATAGTGAGTTCACAAAAATATATGAGATGGCAATTCCAATAGCGAAGAAGATAAACTTCTCTATGGCTAGAGCCGTTTTTGGATTTACAGAGCAGAGCAAAATCGGAATGATATTCTTCCCTGCAATACAAGCAGCCCCAACATTTTTTGAGAAAAAGAGATGTTTAATCCCAGCCGCGATTGACCAAGACCCATACTGGAGACTCCAAAGGGACTTTGCCGAGAGCCTTGGCTATTATAAAACAGCCGCACTTCACTCAAAATTCGTTCCACCCTTAACAGGTCTGGAAGGAAAAATGAGTGCCTCAAAACCAGAGACAGCAATTTACCTGACAGATGATCCAGAAGAAGCTGGAAAGAAAATATGGAAGTTTGCCCTCACAGGAGGTCAACCAACTCTTAAAGAGCAAAGAGAAAAGGGTGGTAACCCAGAAAAATGTGTTGTATTCAAATGGCTTGAAATATTCTTTGAACCCGATGATAAGAAGTTAATGGAGAGATATTATGCTTGTAAAAATGGAGAGTTAACTTGTGGGGAGTGTAAAAGATACCTGATCCAGAAGGTTCAAGAGTTTTTGAAAGAGCACCAAAAGAAGAGAAAGAAAGCAGAAAAGCTAGTAGAGAAGTTCAAATACACAGGAAAACTAGCTCAAGAGCAGTGGAACAAGGCAATTCCAGAACCATTGAAAAAGTAA
- a CDS encoding DUF5748 family protein, translated as MNSEVVKEFLEDIGADYIELEGEIHLEPEVFYEVWKYVGEPELKTYVIEDEVVEPGEYDPPEMKYTEAKKIKIKKVYFETLDGVKVVTDYSEFNKILKEKRSS; from the coding sequence ATGAATTCTGAAGTAGTCAAGGAGTTCTTAGAGGACATTGGCGCAGATTATATTGAGCTCGAGGGTGAGATACACCTCGAGCCTGAGGTTTTCTATGAGGTTTGGAAATATGTTGGAGAACCTGAATTAAAGACCTATGTAATTGAAGATGAAGTTGTTGAACCGGGTGAGTACGATCCGCCTGAAATGAAGTATACGGAGGCGAAGAAGATTAAGATAAAGAAGGTGTACTTTGAAACGCTCGATGGAGTTAAGGTCGTAACTGATTACTCTGAGTTCAACAAGATACTCAAAGAAAAAAGATCATCTTAG
- a CDS encoding Lrp/AsnC family transcriptional regulator produces the protein MPSIDKNEVEWLAEILNKYPRESLRKIATSEGIDYHKIKRIYDKYYGKYVFVSAVYNIVKLGLKSYVAFLNVPKVELTTKAKEMLKNPFIAHITPIFGFINGIQAIMHIPVDQEKYIPEMLSKYSDNFEFYEVWGRKRENVEFGKWEYPYEYAVLLDILKVDARTPMKDLETKLGKSRPTIKFMIDKLIRDGVILGFYAYIENIEPIYDRSFIGIASNANIEELLERFKDIEIKLGILKPKGYYIEWFFSSKEDLGRKVLEFSPYVEKLAIGYLDMFAELNNEHMKTRFSRMVRKDGKGYKSILEF, from the coding sequence ATGCCCTCAATAGATAAAAATGAGGTCGAGTGGTTGGCTGAAATTCTTAACAAGTATCCAAGGGAGAGCTTAAGAAAGATAGCGACTTCCGAGGGTATTGATTACCATAAAATAAAGAGAATATATGACAAGTATTACGGAAAGTATGTTTTTGTTAGTGCAGTATATAATATAGTCAAGTTAGGACTGAAAAGTTACGTCGCATTTCTCAATGTTCCAAAAGTAGAACTAACTACAAAAGCTAAAGAAATGCTAAAAAATCCTTTCATTGCTCATATAACACCGATATTTGGATTCATAAATGGAATACAGGCTATAATGCACATTCCAGTTGATCAAGAAAAGTACATTCCTGAAATGCTCTCAAAGTACTCGGACAACTTCGAATTTTATGAGGTTTGGGGAAGAAAAAGAGAAAACGTTGAGTTTGGGAAATGGGAGTATCCCTATGAATATGCAGTACTTCTTGACATACTGAAAGTCGATGCCAGAACACCGATGAAAGATCTTGAGACAAAACTAGGAAAAAGTCGACCAACAATAAAGTTTATGATAGACAAACTCATTAGAGATGGCGTCATTCTTGGCTTTTATGCATACATTGAAAACATTGAACCAATTTACGACAGGTCATTCATTGGAATAGCCTCCAATGCGAATATAGAAGAACTATTGGAAAGATTTAAAGATATCGAGATAAAGTTGGGAATATTAAAGCCAAAAGGGTATTACATAGAATGGTTCTTCTCTTCAAAAGAAGATCTGGGAAGAAAAGTCCTCGAATTTAGCCCATATGTTGAGAAACTCGCAATAGGCTACTTGGACATGTTCGCGGAATTAAACAATGAGCACATGAAAACGAGATTCTCCAGAATGGTTAGAAAAGATGGAAAGGGATACAAATCAATATTGGAATTCTAG
- a CDS encoding adenosine-specific kinase: protein MVRIEVIDIEKPEGVEVIIGQGNFSIFTVDDLARALLTAVPGIKFGIAMNEAKPQLTRYTGNDPELEKLAAKNAVKIGAGHVFVILMKNAYPINVLNTIKNHPAVAMVYGASENPFQVIVAETELGRAVIGVVDGKAANKIETEEQKKERRELVEKIGYKID, encoded by the coding sequence ATGGTGAGGATTGAAGTTATTGATATAGAAAAGCCAGAAGGCGTTGAGGTAATAATAGGACAAGGGAACTTCTCGATATTTACTGTCGACGACTTAGCGAGGGCACTTTTAACGGCCGTCCCTGGGATAAAGTTTGGGATAGCAATGAACGAAGCCAAGCCTCAGCTAACGAGGTACACGGGGAATGATCCAGAGTTGGAAAAACTAGCGGCTAAGAATGCCGTGAAAATTGGAGCTGGGCATGTATTTGTGATATTAATGAAGAATGCTTATCCAATTAACGTCTTGAACACCATCAAGAACCACCCAGCAGTTGCAATGGTGTATGGGGCAAGTGAAAATCCATTCCAAGTAATAGTGGCGGAAACTGAACTCGGAAGGGCTGTCATTGGGGTAGTGGATGGAAAGGCTGCGAACAAGATAGAAACTGAAGAGCAAAAGAAGGAAAGAAGGGAGCTAGTCGAGAAAATAGGATACAAAATAGACTGA
- a CDS encoding XTP/dITP diphosphatase: MKIFFITSNDGKVREAKALLEPLGVEVIKKTIEYPEIQAGSLEEVVEFGAKWLAEILDGPFMIEDSGLFIEALNGFPGVYSAYVYKTIGLDGILKLLSDVENRRAYFKSVIGYYDGKLHIFKGIVWGRISTEKRGIHGFGYDPIFVPDGYEKTFAEMTTEEKNAISHRGKALKEFHRWLKENLKY; this comes from the coding sequence ATGAAAATATTTTTTATCACATCAAACGATGGAAAAGTCAGAGAAGCTAAGGCCCTCCTAGAACCTTTAGGCGTTGAAGTAATCAAAAAGACTATTGAGTATCCGGAGATACAGGCTGGGTCTTTGGAAGAGGTAGTTGAGTTTGGGGCAAAGTGGCTTGCTGAAATATTAGATGGGCCTTTTATGATAGAGGATTCTGGTCTGTTTATAGAAGCTCTTAATGGTTTTCCAGGGGTGTATTCGGCTTACGTTTATAAGACAATAGGCCTCGACGGGATATTGAAGCTTCTTTCTGATGTGGAAAATAGGAGAGCTTACTTTAAGAGTGTAATTGGCTATTACGATGGGAAACTCCATATATTTAAGGGAATCGTCTGGGGCAGAATAAGCACTGAGAAGAGGGGAATACATGGGTTTGGTTATGACCCAATATTCGTTCCAGATGGTTACGAGAAGACCTTCGCCGAAATGACAACTGAAGAGAAAAACGCTATCTCTCACAGGGGAAAAGCTTTAAAAGAATTTCATAGATGGTTAAAAGAAAACCTTAAATACTGA
- a CDS encoding Lrp/AsnC family transcriptional regulator, producing MAEILDRVDRRLLEELKNNARENIAALSKKLGIPRTTVHYRIKRLVEEGIIEKFTIKPNYKKLNLGTTAFILIRYDPDSGLTQREVAEQIAKIPGVYEVHIIAGEWDLLLKVRASNAEEIGKIVIDRLREIKGVGQTVTMVSFVTVKEEI from the coding sequence ATGGCTGAAATCTTAGACAGGGTAGATAGGAGATTGCTTGAAGAACTAAAGAATAATGCGAGGGAAAATATAGCCGCGTTAAGTAAAAAGCTTGGGATACCCAGGACAACTGTCCATTACAGAATCAAAAGGCTAGTTGAAGAGGGGATAATAGAGAAGTTCACTATAAAGCCGAACTACAAGAAGCTTAACCTTGGAACCACAGCATTCATCTTGATAAGATATGATCCAGATTCTGGGTTGACTCAAAGGGAAGTAGCTGAGCAGATAGCTAAAATCCCGGGAGTTTATGAAGTACACATCATCGCTGGAGAGTGGGATCTTCTATTAAAGGTTAGAGCCTCTAATGCGGAGGAAATTGGTAAGATAGTAATAGATAGGCTCAGAGAGATTAAAGGGGTTGGCCAGACTGTGACAATGGTTTCCTTTGTTACAGTGAAGGAAGAAATTTAG